DNA sequence from the bacterium genome:
CTATTACAATTCATACCTTTAATTATCGGGATGACACTTATTTCCTTTATTATTATTCAATTAGCCCCTGGTGATTATTTTTCTAAACTAAAAATGAACCCTGAAATCTCCCCACAAACAATAGAACAAATGAGAAGGTCATTTGGACTTGATAAACCAGTTATAGTCCAGTATTTCTATTGGTTAAAAAATATCTTAACTTTTAATTTAGGAACTTCTTTTTCATATCATATTCCTGTTTCATTTCTTATAAAACAAAAACTTAAAAATACCCTTGCTCTTTCAATTTTTTCAATGTTTTTGACATGGATAATTGCAATACCCTTAGGAATTTTCGCTGCAATTAAAAATGGAAGATGGCAGGAAAAATTGTTTTCTTTTATTGCTTATATTGGAATTTCTTTACCTTCTTTTTTTATAGCAATGCTTCTTGTATTTTTATTTGCAAAATATCCAGTACTACCAATTGGAGGGACAAGAAGCATATTTGTTTACAGGTCAACATTTGAAATGTTTGGTGATTATTTAAGACATCTGCTTGTTCCAGGAATTGCCTTAACACTTGCAGGTATTGGTTCTCTTTATCGTCTTATGAAAAATAATTTCCTTTCTGCTTTAAATTCCCCATACATTATTACTGCTCGTTCAAAGGGATTACCTGAATATAAGGTCTATTATAAACATGCTTTAAGAAATGCAATAAATCCTATGATAACAATTTTTGGATATGAACTTTCTGGAATTTTATCAGGTGCAGGATTGGTTGAAATTGTAACTGGCTGGCCTGGTATGGGACAACTTATACTTGAAGGAGTTCTTTCACAGGACTTATATCTTGTTATGGCTTCTTTATTGATAAGTGGACTTCTTTTAATTGCTGGAAATTTAATTGCAGATATTTTGATTGCTTTTGCTGACCCAAGAGTGAGGTTAAGATGAGAAGTTTTTTTTATAAGTTGAGAAGGAAAAATATTGTTGCTTTCATTTCATTGGTTATTATTATTCTTCTTTATGTATTTTCTTTTTTAACTGATTTCATTGCCCCCTACCCTTTTGATAAACAATTCAGGGACTTTTCTTTATCTCCACCAACGAGAATTCATTTTATTGATGAAAACAGAAAATTTCATATAATCCCTTTTGTATATGAATCAAAAGTAATAAATCCAATTACAAACAAGTATGAGGAAGACAGAAGTAAAATTTATCAAGTTAAATTTTTTGTTAAAGGAGAAAAAAGAAAAATATTAGGTTTTATCCCTTTTAATTATTGCCTTTTTGGCACAGAAGGAGATGGTAAAATTTTCTTGTTTGGGACAGATATACACGGTAGAGATGTTTTTTCAAGAATTCTTTATGGGAGCAGAATTTCTCTTTCAATAGGACTGATTGGTGTTTCAATTTCTTTTATACTTGGTCTTCTTTTAGGGGGTATTTCAGGTTATTTTGGTGGGAAAGTAGATAATTTCCTTATGCGTCTTGTTGAAATAATTATGATGTTCCCTTCTTTTTATCTTCTTCTTGCTTTAAGAGGGACTTTCCCAACAGATATTTCAACTGTCAAAATTTATTTTTTAATTGTTATAATTTTAAGTTTTATTGGATGGGCATCTCTTGCAAGAATAATAAGAGGAATGGTTTTATCAATAAAAGAAGAAGAATTTATTTTATCTGCAAGAGCATTGGGACTTTCAACATTTAGAATTATAACAAAACATATAATCCCAAATACTTTTTCTTATACAATTACTGCAATAACTCTTTCAATACCTGGATATATTCTCGGAGAAAGTGCTTTAAGTTTAATCGGGCTTGGCATACAGGAACCATTTCCAAGTTGGGGAAATATGCTTTCTGTCTCAATAGGAAATTTAAAAATTCTGACATCTGCTCCATGGATGCTGATACCAGGTTTTTTTATTTTTTTAACAATAATATGTTTTAATTTTTTAGGAGATGGGTTAAGGGATTTAATGGACCCTGGACTAAAATAAAGGGCTCCCCCTCACCCTCTTCCTCTCCCCGCAGGGGAGAGGAGAGAAAGGGGTAAAAGATATATCCTTCTCCCCGATGGGGAGAAGGCTCGGATGAGGGGGATTTAATATTTTCCCCTTTGACAAACCGACTAAGGAAGCAAAGGGTAGCAAAGCAGAGTTGGTGCTTTTTCCCTTTTAATTCTCCCCTTTAGCAAAGGGGAGTGAGAGGGGATTTTGGAGAATTACAGAAAATCCATCCCCTCGGGCATAGCCCTACGGGCGAGCCCACCTTCTCCCCTCCGCCACTGATACGTTGGCGGACTATCGCACTAAGACATTGACGGACATGCTTTG
Encoded proteins:
- a CDS encoding ABC transporter permease, producing the protein MRSFFYKLRRKNIVAFISLVIIILLYVFSFLTDFIAPYPFDKQFRDFSLSPPTRIHFIDENRKFHIIPFVYESKVINPITNKYEEDRSKIYQVKFFVKGEKRKILGFIPFNYCLFGTEGDGKIFLFGTDIHGRDVFSRILYGSRISLSIGLIGVSISFILGLLLGGISGYFGGKVDNFLMRLVEIIMMFPSFYLLLALRGTFPTDISTVKIYFLIVIILSFIGWASLARIIRGMVLSIKEEEFILSARALGLSTFRIITKHIIPNTFSYTITAITLSIPGYILGESALSLIGLGIQEPFPSWGNMLSVSIGNLKILTSAPWMLIPGFFIFLTIICFNFLGDGLRDLMDPGLK
- a CDS encoding ABC transporter permease, whose product is LLQFIPLIIGMTLISFIIIQLAPGDYFSKLKMNPEISPQTIEQMRRSFGLDKPVIVQYFYWLKNILTFNLGTSFSYHIPVSFLIKQKLKNTLALSIFSMFLTWIIAIPLGIFAAIKNGRWQEKLFSFIAYIGISLPSFFIAMLLVFLFAKYPVLPIGGTRSIFVYRSTFEMFGDYLRHLLVPGIALTLAGIGSLYRLMKNNFLSALNSPYIITARSKGLPEYKVYYKHALRNAINPMITIFGYELSGILSGAGLVEIVTGWPGMGQLILEGVLSQDLYLVMASLLISGLLLIAGNLIADILIAFADPRVRLR